From one Lycium barbarum isolate Lr01 chromosome 6, ASM1917538v2, whole genome shotgun sequence genomic stretch:
- the LOC132644980 gene encoding nuclear transcription factor Y subunit C-9-like gives MDHHGNGQPPGSSAPIYGAPYQANQMAGPTPAAVSAGAMQSPQAAGLSASSAQMAQHQLAYQHIHQQQQQQLQQQLQSFWANQYQEIEHVSDFKNHSLPLARIKKIMKADEDVRMISAEAPVVFARACEMFILELTLRAWNHTEENKRRTLQKNDIAAAITRTDIFDFLVDIVPREDLKDEVLASIPRGTLPVGGPTEGLPFYYGMPPQSAPPVGASGMYMGKPVDQALYAQQPRPYMAQPIWPQQQQPPSDS, from the coding sequence ATGGATCATCATGGAAATGGACAGCCTCCAGGTAGCTCAGCTCCGATATATGGTGCTCCATACCAAGCTAACCAAATGGCAGGGCCCACTCCTGCAGCAGTTTCAGCTGGTGCAATGCAATCTCCTCAAGCAGCTGGTCTTTCTGCTTCGTCAGCCCAGATGGCCCAACATCAGCTCGCTTATCAGCACATtcatcagcagcagcagcaacaattGCAGCAACAACTCCAATCTTTCTGGGCAAATCAATATCAAGAAATCGAGCATGTTTCTGATTTCAAGAATCATAGCCTGCCATTGGCAaggatcaagaaaatcatgaaagccgatgAAGATGTTAGGATGATATCTGCAGAAGCACCAGTTGTATTTGCTCGTGCCTGTGAGATGTTCATACTTGAATTGACACTGCGTGCATGGAACCACACTGAGGAGAACAAAAGGAGGACGTTACAGAAAAACGATATCGCTGCAGCCATAACAAGGactgatatctttgatttcttagTTGACATTGTACCAAGGGAGGACTTGAAAGATGAGGTGCTTGCATCAATTCCTAGAGGAACGCTTCCTGTTGGAGGCCCCACTGAGGGTCTACCATTCTATTACGGGATGCCACCGCAGTCTGCTCCACCGGTTGGAGCTTCAGGGATGTACATGGGAAAGCCTGTTGATCAAGCACTTTATGCCCAGCAGCCCCGTCCATATATGGCTCAGCCAATTTGGCCCCAGCAGCAACAACCACCCTCAGATTCTTAA